AACACTCAACCCTCTAcatttatgttttataactaAAAATTGTTTGATACTACAAGACTCCAATTTATCTTTAACAATTATAACTTTATTGTAACATAAATACAACTTAGGATCATAAGTTTCaaaaattcctttatttttcttattttttttaataaattcaaataaaatgaaacgaaATAAATACTTTTGTAAGATTGTCGTATTGGCTAAAAGAATAGCTTATGCATGCGGTAGAACGAGGAGAAACACGTGTCACGTAAAACAACTAAGAGATATTTCTAAAGGCGTTTCGATGAAAACATAGTTCGActgtttttcaaatttcaaaaaattttcacCGCCAAACattaattttcaataaatttcatttttttttaaattacgaaTTAACCTTCTACCCTAATACACGTCATCCGCACCACCTTGTGTGCGTgagagtgtgtgtgtgtttttggGCCTTTTTTTGCTCTATTTTTTCCTCCTTGTGTTGTTAGGATTCCACTTAGAATCCACTGTCTTTCTCACCCCCAAATCTCTCCTTTACCCTAAACACAaatcttcatttcattttcctacataaacttcttcttctttgagtaGTCTCCAGCCCTCACCTCACTTTTCTCCctacccccaccccaccccacacCCACAATGGAAATGCTAAACACCCAAAAATTCTAAAAGAGGAGTCTTTTTGTTGTTCTTGAAAAGATACATTGAGGGGTTTTTTGATTTTGGTTTAAATGGATGAGAATAAAGACCTTTTATGTACAGAAACAgaaagttttgattttgatgATCTTGGTTCTTTGGGTATAGGTCaaaagaagaatgaaattaataataaagattTGATCTTTGGCAAAAATGGTAGTAGATCAGAGGTTTTGATTGATTTGCCAAAGATAAGTGAAGAAAGCTTTAGCTTTATGGTGAAaagggaaattgattttttgcCTAAAGATGATTATTTGAAGAGATTGAGGAGTGGGGACTTGGATTTGAGTGTGAGAAGAGAGGCTATTGATTGGATTTGGAAggtgtttttattgttttttttgttttttaatttaaaactctTTTTAATCAATTCAATACTATTATAATCATGTATTTGTTGTTTTGGCATTGGTTTAATTCTTTGAgtaagttgattatttatgatgatgattaatTGTTAAAACTTGTAGGAAGAATCTTGGTTGAACCCCACTTCAATTTAACAACCCCTGTTATTCTTATGCTAATTTGGCAAATGCTGGAATTTTCATTCTAAAAATCAATTCTTGAAATAGAGATTTTTATGCTTAAGGTGTAACTTTCATGGTGTTTGTAGTTTGGATAACATCAGTGGCGATcgattgattgattgattgaattgtgattTCTTTTTGTATGTTCACTATTTATATGATGTCTTAATCTGTTTTAAATAGGAAGAATTCTGCTATAGTGATTTTCTGATTTgagttttgtttgtttttgcCTTGCAGGCTTGTATGCACTTTGGATATGGGAAGCTGAATTTTTGTTTGTCGATTAATTACTTGGATCGGTTTCTGTCTCTGTATGAATTGCCTGTAAGTTCACAATCTATGTTGTTCAGACTTAGAATACTGCCCCGCTGTgtgtcggatcctccaaaagCTATCCGTTTAAGAGGATTCGATACTAGTTCTGCCTGCGGTATTTTAAAGGGTCCAAGCAACATAGTTCAGTATAGCATTTTGTTTCGGAGTGTTTGAAGTTTGAATGCTAACTGATTGTCTGCATTCTGCTGATTTGCATTTCTTGGATATATATAGAGAGGTAAAACTTGGGCAGTTCAGTTGTTAGCTGTGGCCTGCCTATCAATTGCAGTCAAAATGGAAGAGATTCATGTTCCTTTGATTGTTGATTTGCAGGTGACAATAGTTTCGTTCACTCCTTACCTATGTTGTTCGGACCCTTCAAAAATGCTGTCAAATGCGTGTTGCATCCTCcaaaagtaatacattttttgAGGATCCAACACGGGTGCGGCAACATTTTTAGAGAGCCTGAGCAACATAAAGTTTTGTCATGCTaacaatttatgtattttcttgaACTAGATTATATAGTAAAATCTCGAGTTTTATGTAACAGGTTGGGAATCCTAAGTTTGTATTTGAAGGCAAAACTATACAAAGAATGGAACTTTTGGTACTAACCACATTGAAGTGGAGAATGCTAGCTTATACACCTTGCACATTCATCGATTATTTTGTAAGAAAGATGAATGACGATCAAATCCCATCGGAGCGTTTGATTTCTAAAGCAATACAATTGATCTTATGCTCCATAAGAGGTCTTCTCGCCTCACTCTTAATGACTCCTTTGGCTATGATGAATTATTTACTATTGTACTAAATGGTCCTAAATCTGCTAGTATTTGACTGGTGCTTTGAATGCTGCAGGCATTGATTTCTTGGAATTCAGGTCTTCTGAAATTGCAGCAGCAGTGGCAATATCTGTTTCAAAGGAAATGCAAGCTAATGACATTGACAAGGCAATGCCTTGCTTCATACATGTACAAAAGGTAAAATTTGTGGGGGCGCCCCCACTTTAATACAGTCAAACCTCTCTATAACAGTGTCACTTATTCGTATAACGTAACATGAAAATGTCTTTCATTATACTAAACTTGTTGTTATATAGGATGATTAGATTCTTGATGCAATATaagtttttttggattttgcAGGGCAGAGTGATGAAGTGTCTTGAACTGATTCAAGATTTGACATTGGTTAGTGGGACTGTGACCACTGCTACAACTATTACTACTACTGCCTCAGTACCTAAAAGTCCCAATGGAGTGTTAGAAGCTGCATGTTTGAGCTACAAAAGTGATGAGAGTATAGTTGGATCACAAACAAGTCCAGAAAATAAAAGGAGGAAACTTGACACATCTTTACAAGAGGGGACTTGACAAAAGTTATGAATCTTGAATttccaccccccacccccctcTAAACAAATTTTGGCTAAATGGGAGAATTTGTGTGGCtatgcaaaaagaaaaagaaaaagtccTTTGAAGACAAAAGACAAGGAAGGATTGTCACAAGATGTTAATAACAATTTTGAAATGTCAAACAacaatagtagtagtagtattagGAGGTTGTGGAGGGGTAAAGATGGAATTTTGAGAAGGGCTATCTATTAAATACTTTTTGCTCTTATGCCTTTTTTGGGTTACTATTGTAATTTCAAATAAAGACATAtacaatggaaaaaaaaaagttaaaggaATAAAAGTGGATTATAGTAATAATTAGTTCTATTTATAGTGAAAATGAAATGCATTTTTTCTTGGTATCAAGTAGAATAGGTGTTAAGGAAAAGATCAATCTTAATACTAATTCAAGAAGGCATTTTGAACTTGAATTATTTCTATGCTTATAATGGTATCAATGTCTTGTACCAAACCAAAAGTCTTGtctaaacataaaatatataatttcctTTATTCAAAAGACATTCACATTTTTCTATGGTTTTCAAATTCTTTGATTCTAAAATTATTGTTGTACACTTGAGGACACTCTTTTAAAAATGACATGACATGTGCAAGTTCACAAATTTTCATTgtattttgaaatgtttgaaCATTTATGTTGTGTTTAAAAGTTTTTCTTAAACATTATTATAGAAATTACATGActtgtgtatatgtatatatatagtaatattgtAATGATTTGATTTGTACAATGTGATATATGGATGTTGGATCCTTGAGTTATGGTGGGAGCTATACTACTTAGGTGTTGGattatattttcatgttatGATCGTTTTGGGGTTGAGTGTTCGCCATTCTACGTGCTAGAGTAGTTATCCGCATGTTCCAGTAAGTTAGACTGAACGAATATCAttcattcaaaaaatttgatctatcttttatttttaattatcattttaattgatgTAGTCTCCAATTCTCCAATAAAATAAGGATATCATACTAGAAATAGTCGGAATGGTTTGAGCAAgtgaattttatttaacaaaaatatcacTTTCTGATCATTTTCAACCTCAATTTCATAAAATAGTCATTATTATAGAATATAACAGTGCGCTCAGTATGattttataaatgaaatttaaaaaagctAAAAcgtacacatttttttttatctttattactGTAGAATAGAAatgttattttcaatattttttttaacataatgacatattatcaaaataaataaataaacaaatttaaaatacaatattgTGGAAAACAGAAAATGTAAGAGTGTGAGTGCAAGTGTGACTGGTCAAAATCTTGGAATTGCTCATTAACACACTGACTACTCTAGTTTATAAACAAGGCATTTTTGAAGCATAAAAAGAAACCTTGGGAATATAATATAATGCAATTAAAAATTGGTGTCATGGGCAACTGTCAGTGTGACATTATATGCTTTTCATTGTTTGCTTATGTGAATGATTTCTCATCTTGACTTATCACACGTGGTGCtcattgttaatattttactaatatttataaaataaagttttgaaaTAATGGTAAGTTATAAAATTAATCATTGATGCTTGAGTCTAAGAAGTGTGGTATAGCCCGTAAccaaatagatttaaaaaataatatgttcaaTATCGATGATTACTGAAAATTATAttgaacatataaaaaataatattatatatatatggggtaaaaattattacttattatagatctatattaaattttgaaaggtaattcttaatatttttactgTAATTCTTAATATGTTCAATATCGATtactaaaaattatattgaatatataaaaaataattttatatatatacaagataaaattattacttATGATAGATTTATATTAAATCTTGAAGGGTGATTCTTAATATCCTTACTGAAATTCTTAATATGTTCAATATCGATtactgaaaattttgaattgggCACTCCAAATTTTGAATAAACACGTGATACTTCATACGTCGGATTGTCCTCGTGTTACTGCAACTCGACATATGACGTGAATGACAATAtctaaaattatgaatatatcatGCTTTTTGGGAATTCGAATTTACAACCTTAAGATTGAAAGTGAGGAGTGCTTATCAACCGACCAACTCTCTGTTGTCtctcattttgattttttcctAGTTCATTCACTTCTTTCAAGTTTAACTTTTGtagatataatatattatatgattatttatacaCATACACAAGTGCATGAAATTTACGACTCACAATTTATtcaaatgtatatattatattttaatcaaattgtatattttttaacatatctttaaatatatttagtacgattctttcattttattcagttatttttataaatttaaaaaattatttagtacaattataaatttatataaaattaaactttcGGCTATTGAATAATCAATTCAATTCGGTCAGTAAAATCAATTGTTTTGTAAAAAAGAAACATCGGTATCCATAAATGTAGTACTCTACCATAATACATTTGAAATCCTAAGTTGTTCATTTCTTACATTTGTGCTTTcgttttaaagtttttttcgATTTTCATACTGATGAAAAAGTTGATAGAAATTCTTGAAATATTTCGCATCTTTGCAAAGTCTAAATTTGTAAGTCGATGTTATCTCTATATAGTTGATCTACGTGCGTTTGTGGAATTACTATTAAATATCTACATATTTTTAGACAGAAGCAAATATATTGACTTAGTCTATGAAGTTTACCATTACAAATCAATAGTCATGCACAAAATTAGCACCAAGACttgagaaattatttttctatcatcaataaaaaataaaagtgttgAACCAACAAATATTAGTGATCTAGTGGAAGAACCGTACCCCACTCACGATGCATATAAActggattatattttttaaatgacgcattttataattgtgtaatttaagaaaattcatgaattgaactttttcatttttacaaaaTGAATCGAATTCGTTGGTTTCAATATTTTCCCGACTCTGTCTATTTCTTATGAAGCacttatattattctttttgtaagtTGTCACTTGtaattttgaataattgtaGCGAAAGAAATAGTATTTagctatgaattttttttcatagcAAATAGTTGAATTATTCACTATAAATTTCAAGTTGGTGCTATTTAACACCTTACATATTtgctaacaattttttttgttgtcattAAATCACCAATTAATTAGAGACAATAAAATCTTTGTCACTAATTATTCATACTATTAGTGacgaaaataattatcataattaaagttaaattcttatacctaaaacttatattatttaattacgaATTCTAGTTTGTCAATATTGTAACAACATATATTCTTGGATGAAATTTTTTaggtaaaaaaacaaaaaattttaaggcaaaaattaatatatcattaATTAGATTCATTATTAGTGACAAAATAATTTCTCACCGATACTTTTAAATTCATGGCTAACAATACTTAACAAATAACGCTAATTATGTTTTTGGTGGGAAACTTTTAGTAGGATACTTTGCTacgaatttttatgttttgtcactaaaagtatatgtgttttaTACATTTAAGCACGAAAAGTCAATTTTTTCACTAAAAACGAACAATTACTGACAAATTTAATGTTGTAGCTATATACCTTTTGTAGTGTATGATTTGAAATGACTCGGGGCAAATATAAGGGGAGTAGAACGCTAATTTTTGCGAAAATTTCCATAGATGTCCTTCCAGTCGTTACAACTATGTATTATTGTGGCACCTTAGGATATTCAATATTTTGTGTATGAACCACAATTTGTTTATTTGGTAAGATTATATAAGAATTGGAGAAACTTTAAAAGCTTTCACAACTTGTGAAATTTTCATatctatgagaaaaaatataaattcaaaaaatttaaattttatgtccaATTAAAACTTTAAACTCTAAATCAATCTAATTTTTAATCTGATTTTATCTCACGCATCCAAACGACCCTAAATAAGGTTTTTTACGCTCTCTCCTAGCAAACAACTATAGACAAACAGAGAAAAGAGTTCAAAAGCTAAATGGTCgactttatcagaaacaacaGCTAAGCATGGgccaataaataatataaaatcatttttatttatatttgtattatggTCACAAGTTTAATAGTTCTGTTTTAATTTGTGGGATCTCAATAAATTAGACATCAtgtcaataaaaatttaattcttatATTAACCGTATATAACTTATAATATAACACGTTGTTACTCCACATATAAatgatctatctatatatatatgtatgttcaaTGCATAAACCTAtagtacatatatatttgaacCACAAATAATGCAATTTTATAGACAAAGGTGATGATGAGATGAATAGAATTTTATGTTCGAGCTTTAGATATGATAAGATTCTGATagaatgtaataattttttttttcgaatGGGTTTTACACTAagcaaaatcataaaaaaaatatacttggtTAGCAATATCGAAATTAATTGATGTCTCAAAACGGATATTGAACGCCTAAAAAGCTGGTATTTACAACAAGACCATCAATCAATATGCCACCCTTTGAGAGTTTGAAGGGTAGTATTCCTGTTGATCACTTTATATGAATGttaaactatttatattaattctatTATGATTTCTATcagattttgaatttatatacatatatttatgttCTGATTAGAATATTAACTTCTGATAGATTGTTTAGTTTCAGTATATTGTCAATGAATCTAacttatgttaaaaaaaaaaaatctgaaaacaAGATATTATAAGAAATTACAACGTGGATCTCAAAAATATTAGATGTGTGAAACAGGATCTTGTTTCCATTAATAAAGGAGTTCTCTAATTATATCGAAATCAGGATTTGAGTTCTATGAATACAGATTTTAAAGTTCTTAGTACTAAATCAATTGTATTTTTGGAATTATACcttcatttatattatttattgcaattttatacatatatttatattctgcGTAGAATATCttcttatatgaattattaatcGACTCTCCTTTACCAAAAGAATTACTTCACAATTGAAGGgtccatattatttttaataaacgGAGACGGAAGAcgtattattatatatgaagAACTTACGAAATTTTTTGAATGCTCAAATAtctaatcaattaaaatatcaaGTAAAGCCTTAGAAatactatataatttttaacacATATAAAACAAAGAAGATATACCTTTTTTCAAGTGTATAAAAAGGGCATAATGGATTTGTTGATTAGTATTTGTCTATTGATATAGaattaattactaattaaaaaaaaagaaaactttatttaatttgtaattaaGAATATGGCAGGCTTTTTGCACACACTTGGAATTTAACAGTGGTGTGCTGCAGttaaaaaattgagttgtatatatatttacaaatgAATGCaccaaaaaatttaatcaattgtCAGGTAACATGTGTTAATTTTTGACCAGTTTTGTTATATATGTACAGATAGAAATTCTATACATGTTGTTAATCAATTAATACGATGCATAAAGTATTTTGAGTAAGAAGGATATTAAAATAATCGTATTTTAAAAAGTGTGTCGTAAATACtccatttaaaaatatatttatggttTGAACATGTtacttatataaattaatttatcgtTGCCCTAAAATTTCAATCACTTTacaccaaaaatcaaaattgattAGTTGAATTAGGGAACTGTTACATGGTAGAAACTAGAAAGATAATTTCCATAGAACAATTATAAAATCAATGCTATATGAGAGAGAGATAATTATAAGACGAGTGTCGTAAAAATGCAGATATTGAAATGAACAGGAAGTCATACAAGACTAGACAAAATTAGAATGACCCTAATCACGAAATTCAAATAATGTTAATCAGTGCCGATTCATTAAGTAATTATGGAGATATTTTTAGACTAAATTATTaacgataaat
This DNA window, taken from Solanum lycopersicum chromosome 5, SLM_r2.1, encodes the following:
- the LOC101258371 gene encoding cyclin-D4-1-like — protein: MDENKDLLCTETESFDFDDLGSLGIGQKKNEINNKDLIFGKNGSRSEVLIDLPKISEESFSFMVKREIDFLPKDDYLKRLRSGDLDLSVRREAIDWIWKACMHFGYGKLNFCLSINYLDRFLSLYELPRGKTWAVQLLAVACLSIAVKMEEIHVPLIVDLQVGNPKFVFEGKTIQRMELLVLTTLKWRMLAYTPCTFIDYFVRKMNDDQIPSERLISKAIQLILCSIRGIDFLEFRSSEIAAAVAISVSKEMQANDIDKAMPCFIHVQKGRVMKCLELIQDLTLVSGTVTTATTITTTASVPKSPNGVLEAACLSYKSDESIVGSQTSPENKRRKLDTSLQEGT